A genomic window from Pyxidicoccus trucidator includes:
- a CDS encoding tetratricopeptide repeat protein produces the protein MAKSMVERYEQLLRQDPTSSVFVELAKALLEKGDAARAIEVCGQGISHHPTSTVGRVLWGKALIQLGRPAEAMEQFDQAISIEKDNPYAYNLIGEVLLQRGLYRSALPILRKAVALQPNDGRVKLWLEQAQQALAGGPAPVFADLMGLEKAKTSSEGEAEEPASTEGARAEVADAAAPMAAARRRSAALGEAGKAKPAGADGGAEAGARKAAGTDAGARTPGAAEAGAGPAAGDDAGAGQPGASGKAGRVATGEHAAVGAGGTAGDAASSLGLMNRPVPVLRPASGTELPGLDLSLDDEDGAADGAGAAASVETRGSSENEASAASEGSSEPAAGEEDSSGDGGSDAGGPGLLDVPPPEGTSEMPLLLSGEFTTAKPTIAASGGLLGDLPPPEPTGQAPVAARAPSAVRPSGGKRSLLDDIPDATATATPVVKAKAKASAPDTEALTAAYEKELREKLDREAAKTSFIARHGVKMAGAVVAVVVLAIIIVGFIKISADNGGQTLNEALARAEDLTVQDTHASLEAALTQLQLAREMDESSSRAWALTAWTHALRFADHGMSPEDRRLALEALEKPGVKEGSPGLVLATNVLVADDRGREPARRALLTSTEDNTEVHALAARLLLEAKDKDEKKALERFDRALRASVVNVRALVALGNYYLASEDFPQAVEMFERARKKSPEHPSARIGLAEARLALDQDLDAALADVAPLAEDAKLPSALKARQQLVHGELLSAKGKHEEARALLAKGTQGPMALEFHLALGAASRRAGKLDAAQSAYEAALKVQPKSDEAREGLGRTLLDRDREREVLTRLDADGGRKVALVRGAAYARLGDWKRARTELARTRVNDRYPPEAVSWLALADAAEGNASQARELLEKALAASKRPRSDMRLALGQVYWRERAFDKAQAQFEEAQKDPRDYEGSCSLGRLLLARGLPDMALKPLTQAVERNGAHGESRDALGRTLLALGRTPEALKQFEAWQLENPGSAGAHKGFALALYHAGRRKDAEGAVGRAAKLAPDDAEAHRLRAAILFAAGDARGGFSALERANKLDPKDPDTFCEIAHAFLRQGNVDNADAAFAAARREGPDATCGRVGEIYAQLPAGGRAAARTLEDLSSRAPTVWDKGFAQATMARVLLGAGVVKDARTAADEAVRLAPHAGRSHLALGLVALKQRQEPVAKTALAKAVELEPTDGLAHLALADVLVRDSAELPRAVESYETFLRLADGSPEAARVKKALPALKKKAAR, from the coding sequence ATGGCCAAGTCGATGGTGGAGCGATACGAGCAGCTCCTCCGGCAGGACCCCACTTCTTCCGTCTTCGTCGAGCTCGCCAAGGCCCTGCTGGAAAAGGGGGACGCGGCGCGCGCCATCGAGGTCTGCGGGCAGGGCATCTCCCACCACCCCACGTCCACCGTGGGCCGGGTGCTGTGGGGCAAGGCCCTCATCCAGTTGGGGCGTCCCGCGGAGGCGATGGAGCAGTTCGACCAGGCCATCAGCATCGAGAAGGACAACCCGTACGCGTACAACCTCATTGGCGAGGTGCTGCTGCAGCGCGGGCTGTACCGCTCGGCGCTGCCCATCCTCCGCAAGGCGGTGGCGCTGCAGCCCAATGACGGGCGCGTGAAGCTGTGGCTGGAGCAGGCCCAGCAGGCGCTGGCCGGTGGCCCGGCCCCTGTCTTCGCGGACCTGATGGGGCTGGAGAAGGCCAAGACGTCGTCCGAGGGCGAGGCCGAGGAACCGGCGTCCACCGAGGGCGCGCGCGCGGAGGTGGCTGACGCCGCGGCACCCATGGCGGCGGCTCGGCGGCGCTCGGCGGCGCTCGGTGAAGCAGGGAAGGCGAAGCCGGCGGGTGCGGACGGTGGCGCCGAGGCGGGTGCGCGCAAGGCGGCTGGGACTGATGCGGGCGCACGCACGCCGGGCGCGGCCGAGGCGGGAGCCGGGCCGGCGGCGGGTGACGACGCCGGAGCCGGGCAACCGGGTGCGTCCGGGAAGGCCGGCCGTGTCGCCACGGGCGAACACGCCGCCGTCGGGGCGGGTGGCACCGCGGGCGATGCGGCGTCCTCGCTGGGATTGATGAACCGGCCGGTTCCCGTGCTGCGGCCGGCGTCCGGCACGGAGCTGCCGGGGCTGGACCTGTCGCTGGATGACGAGGACGGCGCCGCCGACGGCGCGGGTGCCGCGGCTTCGGTGGAGACGCGAGGCTCGTCCGAGAACGAGGCTTCCGCCGCGTCCGAGGGGAGCTCGGAGCCCGCCGCTGGTGAGGAGGACTCCTCCGGTGATGGGGGTTCGGACGCTGGGGGCCCCGGTCTGCTCGACGTCCCCCCGCCCGAGGGCACCAGCGAGATGCCGCTGCTGCTGTCCGGCGAGTTCACCACCGCGAAGCCCACGATTGCGGCCTCGGGTGGACTGCTGGGCGACCTGCCGCCTCCCGAGCCCACCGGGCAGGCCCCTGTCGCCGCCCGCGCGCCCTCGGCGGTGCGCCCGTCAGGTGGAAAGCGCTCGCTGCTCGACGACATTCCGGATGCCACCGCGACCGCCACGCCCGTCGTGAAGGCGAAGGCCAAGGCCAGCGCGCCCGACACGGAGGCGCTCACCGCCGCCTACGAGAAGGAGCTGCGGGAGAAGCTGGACCGCGAGGCCGCGAAGACCTCGTTCATCGCCCGGCACGGCGTGAAGATGGCCGGCGCCGTGGTGGCGGTGGTGGTGCTGGCCATCATCATCGTCGGCTTCATCAAGATCAGCGCGGACAACGGCGGGCAGACGCTGAACGAGGCGCTGGCCCGGGCCGAGGACCTCACCGTCCAGGACACGCACGCCTCGCTGGAGGCGGCGCTCACGCAGCTGCAGCTCGCGCGGGAGATGGACGAGAGCAGCAGCCGGGCCTGGGCGCTCACCGCCTGGACGCACGCGCTGCGCTTCGCGGACCACGGCATGTCTCCGGAAGACCGGCGGCTGGCGCTGGAGGCGCTGGAGAAGCCGGGTGTGAAGGAGGGCTCGCCGGGCCTGGTGCTCGCCACCAACGTGCTGGTGGCCGATGACCGTGGGCGCGAGCCCGCGCGCCGCGCGCTGCTCACCTCCACGGAGGACAACACCGAGGTCCACGCGCTCGCCGCCCGGCTGCTGCTGGAGGCGAAGGACAAGGACGAGAAGAAGGCGCTGGAGCGCTTCGACCGTGCGCTGCGGGCTTCGGTCGTCAACGTGCGCGCGCTGGTGGCCCTGGGCAATTACTACCTCGCCTCCGAGGACTTCCCGCAGGCCGTCGAGATGTTCGAGCGCGCCCGCAAGAAGTCTCCCGAGCACCCCTCGGCCCGCATCGGCCTCGCCGAGGCGCGGCTCGCGCTGGACCAGGACCTGGACGCGGCGCTGGCGGACGTGGCGCCGCTCGCCGAGGACGCGAAGCTGCCCTCCGCGCTGAAGGCGCGCCAGCAACTGGTGCACGGCGAGCTGCTCTCCGCGAAGGGGAAGCATGAGGAGGCCCGCGCCCTGCTGGCCAAGGGCACGCAGGGGCCGATGGCGCTGGAGTTCCACCTCGCGCTGGGCGCCGCCAGTCGTAGGGCCGGCAAGCTGGACGCGGCGCAGTCCGCGTACGAGGCCGCCCTCAAGGTGCAGCCCAAGAGCGACGAGGCCCGCGAGGGACTGGGTCGCACGCTGCTGGACCGGGACCGCGAGCGCGAGGTGCTGACGCGCCTGGACGCGGACGGTGGCCGCAAGGTGGCGCTGGTGCGTGGCGCGGCCTACGCGCGGCTGGGTGACTGGAAGCGCGCCCGCACGGAGCTGGCGCGCACCCGGGTGAATGACCGCTACCCGCCCGAGGCCGTGTCCTGGCTGGCCCTGGCGGACGCCGCAGAGGGCAACGCGTCCCAGGCGCGCGAGCTGCTGGAGAAGGCGCTCGCGGCGTCCAAGCGCCCGCGCAGCGACATGCGGCTGGCGCTGGGGCAGGTGTACTGGCGTGAGCGCGCCTTCGACAAGGCGCAGGCCCAGTTCGAGGAGGCGCAGAAGGACCCGCGTGACTACGAGGGCTCCTGCTCGCTGGGGCGGCTGCTGCTGGCGCGCGGGCTGCCGGACATGGCCCTCAAGCCGCTGACGCAGGCGGTGGAGCGCAACGGCGCGCACGGCGAGTCCCGCGACGCGCTGGGCCGCACGCTGCTGGCCCTGGGCCGCACGCCCGAGGCCCTCAAGCAGTTCGAGGCGTGGCAGCTGGAGAACCCGGGCAGCGCGGGGGCACACAAGGGCTTCGCGCTGGCGCTGTACCACGCCGGCCGCCGCAAGGACGCGGAAGGGGCGGTGGGCCGCGCGGCGAAGCTGGCGCCGGACGACGCGGAGGCGCACCGGCTGCGCGCCGCCATCCTCTTTGCGGCGGGCGACGCGCGGGGCGGCTTCTCGGCGCTCGAGCGCGCCAACAAGCTGGACCCGAAGGACCCGGACACCTTCTGCGAGATTGCCCACGCCTTCCTGCGCCAGGGCAACGTGGACAACGCGGACGCGGCCTTCGCCGCCGCCCGGCGCGAGGGGCCCGACGCCACCTGTGGCCGGGTGGGCGAAATCTACGCGCAGCTTCCCGCTGGCGGGCGCGCCGCCGCACGGACGCTGGAGGACCTGTCCTCCCGAGCGCCCACCGTCTGGGACAAGGGCTTCGCGCAGGCCACCATGGCGCGCGTGCTGCTGGGGGCCGGCGTGGTGAAGGACGCCCGCACCGCGGCGGACGAGGCGGTGCGGCTGGCGCCGCATGCCGGGCGCTCGCACCTGGCGCTGGGGCTGGTGGCCCTCAAGCAGCGGCAGGAGCCGGTGGCGAAGACTGCGCTGGCGAAGGCCGTGGAGCTGGAGCCCACGGACGGCCTGGCGCACCTGGCGCTGGCGGACGTGCTGGTGCGCGACTCGGCGGAGCTGCCCCGGGCGGTGGAGTCCTACGAGACCTTCCTCCGGCTGGCGGATGGCTCACCGGAGGCGGCGCGGGTGAAGAAGGCGCTACCGGCCCTGAAGAAGAAGGCGGCCAGATAG
- a CDS encoding lysophospholipid acyltransferase family protein: MLERLTDRVKKGLRDWTDRLANDEQKGRLMALARPENEYGVDPFGYNLDYSLSAVAPFLWLYRNYFRVETYGIEKVPAGRVLLVSNHSGQLPLDGAMIGVSMMLEASPPRAIRSMVEKWVPSLPYVSTFMARMGQIVGTPENCRRLLDAEEAILVFPEGQRGINKLWPQRYQLQEFGLGFMRLALETHTPIIPIAVVGAEEQAPALMNLKPVAKLLGFPSFPVTPTGLPIPLPTKYRIYYGDPLRFTGRADDEDSELDKKVRTVKAAIQSMLHQGLKERRGVFW, encoded by the coding sequence ATGCTGGAGCGTCTGACCGACCGAGTGAAGAAGGGCCTGCGCGACTGGACGGACCGGCTCGCCAATGACGAGCAGAAGGGCCGGCTCATGGCGCTCGCCCGCCCGGAGAACGAGTACGGCGTCGACCCGTTCGGCTACAACCTCGACTACAGCCTGTCCGCCGTGGCGCCCTTCCTGTGGCTCTACCGGAACTACTTCCGGGTGGAGACGTACGGCATCGAGAAGGTGCCCGCGGGCCGGGTGCTGCTGGTGTCCAACCACTCGGGCCAGCTGCCGCTGGACGGGGCCATGATTGGCGTCTCCATGATGCTGGAGGCCAGCCCGCCGCGCGCCATCCGCAGCATGGTGGAGAAGTGGGTGCCCTCACTGCCCTACGTGTCCACCTTCATGGCCCGCATGGGGCAGATTGTGGGCACCCCCGAGAACTGCCGCCGGCTGCTGGACGCGGAGGAGGCCATCCTCGTCTTCCCCGAGGGCCAGCGCGGCATCAACAAGCTGTGGCCCCAGCGCTACCAGCTCCAGGAGTTCGGGCTGGGCTTCATGCGGCTCGCGCTGGAGACGCACACGCCCATCATCCCGATTGCCGTCGTCGGCGCCGAGGAGCAGGCCCCCGCGCTGATGAACCTCAAGCCGGTGGCGAAGCTGCTCGGCTTCCCGTCCTTCCCCGTCACGCCCACGGGGCTGCCCATCCCCCTGCCGACGAAGTACCGCATCTATTACGGGGACCCGCTGCGCTTCACCGGACGCGCGGATGACGAGGACAGCGAGCTGGACAAGAAGGTCCGCACCGTGAAGGCGGCGATTCAGTCCATGCTGCACCAGGGCCTCAAGGAGCGTCGTGGGGTGTTCTGGTGA
- a CDS encoding esterase/lipase family protein, translated as MTTAVARAPAPLLAPVEQRAPVLLVHGIDDNASAFDAMRERLEREGWAHVHAFSLVPNDGSEGVPAMARQVAREAEALRARTGARRVDVVGFSMGALVTRCWLQLQGGRLVVRRFISISGPHAGTRMAWLRRGKGVRQMRPRSGLLRDLQSDRRPWGEVEVHSFWTPWDLTIFPASSSRLQGASERTFPVLLHPWMISDRRVLDAVVEVLGSPAVAR; from the coding sequence GTGACGACTGCCGTGGCCCGGGCGCCGGCCCCGCTCCTGGCGCCCGTGGAACAGCGGGCTCCGGTGCTGCTCGTCCATGGCATCGACGACAACGCGAGCGCCTTCGACGCCATGCGCGAGCGGCTGGAGCGTGAGGGCTGGGCCCACGTCCACGCCTTCTCCCTGGTGCCCAATGACGGCTCGGAAGGAGTGCCCGCGATGGCCCGGCAGGTGGCCCGGGAGGCCGAGGCGCTCCGGGCGCGCACGGGCGCGCGGCGGGTGGACGTGGTGGGCTTCAGCATGGGGGCGCTCGTCACGCGCTGCTGGCTGCAGCTGCAGGGCGGGCGGCTGGTGGTGCGGCGCTTCATCTCCATCTCCGGGCCGCACGCGGGCACCCGGATGGCGTGGCTGCGCCGGGGCAAGGGCGTGCGGCAGATGCGGCCCCGGAGCGGGCTCTTGCGCGACCTCCAGAGTGACAGGCGCCCCTGGGGCGAGGTGGAGGTCCACAGCTTCTGGACGCCCTGGGATTTGACCATCTTCCCCGCCTCCAGCTCGCGGCTGCAGGGCGCCTCCGAGCGCACCTTCCCCGTCCTGCTGCACCCGTGGATGATTTCCGACCGGCGCGTCCTCGACGCGGTGGTGGAGGTGCTCGGCTCACCGGCCGTGGCCCGCTGA
- a CDS encoding protoporphyrinogen/coproporphyrinogen oxidase, whose product MEPIVILGAGLAGLSTAHFLRKPWRLIEKSDRVGGLIKTEVIDGCYFDPTGHWLHLRDPEIQELVNTVWLPEQMVRIQRKAGIFTRGVFTRFPYQVNTHGLPPDVVAENLVGYVEAIHGEKGRALREREPRNFEEFILRYMGEGFAKNFMVPYNQKLWTVHPRELSAAWVGRFVPRPNLKEVVDGALGAGSDQVGYNASFVYPREGGIESLARAMLRHLQGGELSVNTEPTSVDWKARRITLSDGRVLPYSGLVSSISLPGLVALLARSGSGVPDEVVAAAKRLRATTVTYVAVAARGANRQPWHWIYLPEPEFHTYRIGSPSAVYAPLAPPDTSTFYVEYSHHGEMAPATAEKYAVEDLVRSQMIHSADDVLFAQAREIPHAYVLYDDAYGPAKAEILRFLEHAGILIAGRYGQWEYSSMEDAILAGRACARTLNG is encoded by the coding sequence ATGGAACCCATCGTCATCCTTGGCGCGGGACTCGCGGGCTTGTCCACCGCCCACTTCCTCCGGAAGCCCTGGCGCCTCATCGAGAAGTCGGACCGGGTCGGCGGGCTCATCAAGACCGAGGTCATCGATGGGTGTTACTTCGACCCCACCGGCCACTGGCTCCACCTGCGCGATCCGGAAATCCAGGAGCTGGTGAACACCGTCTGGTTGCCGGAGCAGATGGTCCGCATCCAGCGCAAGGCGGGCATCTTCACCCGCGGCGTGTTCACCCGCTTCCCGTACCAGGTGAACACCCACGGCCTGCCGCCGGACGTCGTGGCGGAGAACCTCGTCGGCTACGTGGAGGCCATCCACGGCGAGAAGGGCCGGGCGCTCCGCGAGCGCGAGCCGCGCAACTTCGAGGAGTTCATCCTCCGCTACATGGGCGAGGGCTTCGCGAAGAACTTCATGGTGCCCTACAACCAGAAGCTCTGGACGGTGCACCCGCGCGAGCTGTCCGCCGCCTGGGTGGGTCGCTTCGTGCCCCGCCCCAACCTCAAGGAGGTGGTGGACGGAGCGCTGGGCGCCGGCAGCGACCAGGTGGGCTACAACGCCTCCTTCGTCTACCCGCGCGAGGGCGGAATCGAAAGCCTCGCCCGCGCCATGCTGCGCCACCTCCAGGGCGGCGAGCTGAGCGTCAACACCGAGCCCACCTCCGTCGACTGGAAGGCGCGCAGAATCACGCTGTCCGACGGCCGCGTGCTGCCCTATTCCGGGCTGGTGTCCAGCATCTCCCTGCCCGGGCTGGTGGCGCTGCTGGCCAGGAGCGGCTCGGGCGTGCCCGACGAAGTCGTGGCCGCGGCGAAGCGGCTGCGCGCCACCACCGTCACCTACGTGGCCGTGGCCGCGCGCGGGGCCAACCGCCAGCCCTGGCATTGGATCTACCTGCCGGAGCCGGAGTTCCACACGTACCGCATCGGCTCGCCCTCGGCGGTGTACGCGCCGCTGGCGCCGCCGGACACCTCCACCTTCTACGTGGAGTACAGCCACCACGGCGAGATGGCCCCCGCCACCGCGGAGAAGTACGCGGTGGAGGACCTGGTGCGCTCCCAGATGATTCACTCGGCGGACGACGTGCTCTTTGCCCAGGCGCGCGAGATTCCGCACGCGTACGTGCTCTATGACGATGCGTACGGGCCGGCGAAGGCCGAAATCCTCCGCTTCCTGGAGCACGCGGGCATCCTCATCGCCGGGCGCTACGGGCAGTGGGAGTACTCCTCCATGGAGGACGCCATCCTCGCGGGCCGCGCCTGCGCCCGCACGCTGAACGGTTGA
- a CDS encoding polysaccharide deacetylase family protein yields MRLASISVDLDSLPHYCRIHGLPESLLDERARTLVHAVAVPRFRELLDGLGAPGTFFAIGEDLESDPGAAAGMRAAHAAGIEVASHSHAHDYALTRRGPSAIREDLARADAAILAATGARPEGFRAPGYTLNADLYAATVAQGYRYGSSAFPAAPYYAAKAAVMGALALVGRPSRSVLDTPRVLLAPRVPYRPDPARPYQRGTGAVLELPMAVTPGVRFPFIGTFATTLPLSALRAAWRSCRKDAFFNFELHGVDVLDASDGVPLELVRQQRDLRVSAAHKMERLREVFGWLKAECDVVTLREAAGRLSATL; encoded by the coding sequence GTGCGGCTGGCGTCCATCTCCGTCGACCTCGACTCGCTGCCGCACTACTGCCGCATCCACGGCCTGCCCGAGTCGCTGCTGGACGAGCGCGCCCGCACGCTGGTGCACGCGGTGGCGGTGCCCCGCTTCCGCGAGCTGCTGGACGGGCTGGGCGCGCCGGGCACCTTCTTCGCCATTGGCGAGGACCTCGAGTCGGACCCGGGCGCCGCGGCGGGGATGCGCGCCGCCCACGCGGCGGGAATCGAGGTGGCCAGCCACAGCCACGCGCATGACTACGCGCTCACGCGCCGGGGCCCCTCCGCCATCCGCGAGGACCTGGCCCGCGCGGACGCGGCCATCCTCGCGGCCACGGGCGCGAGGCCGGAGGGCTTCCGCGCCCCGGGCTACACGCTGAACGCGGACCTCTATGCGGCCACGGTGGCTCAGGGCTACCGGTATGGCTCGTCCGCGTTCCCCGCCGCGCCGTACTACGCGGCCAAGGCGGCGGTGATGGGGGCGCTGGCGCTGGTGGGGCGGCCCTCGCGCTCGGTGCTGGACACGCCGCGCGTGCTGCTGGCGCCCCGGGTGCCGTACCGGCCGGACCCGGCTCGGCCCTACCAGCGGGGGACGGGCGCGGTGCTGGAGCTGCCCATGGCGGTGACGCCGGGCGTGCGCTTCCCCTTCATCGGCACGTTCGCCACCACGCTGCCGCTGTCCGCCCTGCGCGCGGCCTGGCGCTCGTGCCGCAAGGACGCCTTCTTCAACTTCGAGCTGCACGGGGTGGACGTGCTGGACGCGTCCGACGGCGTTCCCCTGGAGCTGGTGCGGCAGCAGCGGGACTTGCGCGTGAGCGCCGCCCATAAAATGGAGCGGCTGCGCGAAGTCTTCGGCTGGCTGAAGGCGGAGTGTGACGTCGTCACCCTGCGCGAGGCCGCCGGGCGGCTCTCCGCCACCCTCTGA
- a CDS encoding SDR family oxidoreductase: MRPAVVVTGISGNLGRTLAKLLHKHERIIGIDRRPFVGRPKDVEMYELDLRKKKAEDVFRKNEVKAVIHMGIMHDPRMSEEEHHSFNVVGTTRLLEYCAKYGVKKVVVLSSANVYGPSPDNSNFLTEDAPLMAASRFSGVRDLIEVDMLAHGFFWKHPHIETVILRPVHIVGPTIKNAPSNYLRLRRPWVMAGFDPMVQLIHVEDVARAMVQALRPEPKGVYNVVGPGEVPLSAVMRELGNSPIPVPHPLARPLLRTLFKYRLANFPPPELDHIQFLCAVDGSRWTKDVDWKPRNSMRDTIRSVQGE, translated from the coding sequence ATGAGACCGGCCGTCGTCGTCACGGGCATCAGCGGCAACCTCGGCCGCACGCTCGCCAAGCTGCTCCACAAGCACGAGCGCATCATCGGCATCGACCGGCGCCCCTTCGTGGGCCGGCCCAAAGACGTGGAGATGTACGAGCTCGACCTGCGGAAGAAGAAGGCGGAGGACGTCTTCCGCAAGAACGAGGTCAAAGCCGTCATCCACATGGGCATCATGCATGACCCGCGGATGAGCGAGGAGGAGCACCACTCCTTCAACGTCGTGGGCACCACGCGCCTGCTGGAGTACTGCGCGAAGTACGGCGTGAAGAAGGTCGTGGTCCTCTCCTCGGCCAACGTCTACGGGCCCAGTCCGGACAACTCGAACTTCCTCACCGAGGACGCGCCGCTGATGGCGGCCAGCCGCTTCTCCGGGGTGAGGGACCTCATCGAAGTGGACATGCTCGCGCATGGCTTCTTCTGGAAGCACCCCCACATCGAGACGGTCATCCTCCGCCCCGTCCACATCGTCGGGCCCACCATCAAAAACGCGCCCTCCAACTACCTGCGCCTGCGCCGCCCGTGGGTGATGGCCGGCTTCGACCCCATGGTGCAGCTCATCCACGTGGAGGACGTCGCGCGCGCCATGGTGCAGGCCCTCCGCCCCGAGCCCAAGGGCGTCTACAACGTGGTGGGACCCGGCGAGGTGCCCCTGTCCGCCGTCATGCGCGAGCTGGGCAACAGCCCCATCCCCGTGCCGCACCCCCTGGCCCGCCCGCTGCTGCGCACGCTGTTCAAGTACCGGCTCGCCAACTTCCCGCCCCCGGAGCTGGACCACATCCAGTTCCTGTGTGCCGTGGACGGCAGCCGCTGGACGAAGGACGTGGACTGGAAGCCCCGCAACTCCATGCGGGACACCATCCGCTCCGTGCAGGGCGAGTAG
- a CDS encoding glycosyltransferase family 2 protein, which produces MAPHLSVVIPVYNEESIIRSAAEELRQGLDARGLDYEIIFAENGSRDATPRILEELCAANPRLRWFHSERPNYGSALKAGILMARGTYVVCDEIDLCDLTFYDSALPRLERGEADMVVGSKAAKGASDQRPLVRRAATRVHNGLLKVALGFQGTDTHGLKAFRREALLPVIQKCVVDMDVFASEFVIRAWREGLKVLEIPIQLHEKRQPSIHLFKRVPNVLKNVGKLFYVIRVRGT; this is translated from the coding sequence ATGGCCCCGCACCTCTCCGTCGTCATTCCGGTCTACAACGAGGAGTCCATCATCCGCTCGGCGGCGGAGGAGCTGCGCCAGGGGCTGGACGCGCGCGGGCTCGACTACGAAATCATCTTCGCGGAGAACGGCTCGCGAGACGCCACGCCGCGAATCCTCGAGGAGCTGTGCGCGGCGAACCCGCGCCTGCGCTGGTTCCACTCGGAGCGGCCCAACTACGGCTCCGCGCTCAAGGCCGGCATCCTCATGGCCCGCGGCACCTACGTGGTCTGCGACGAAATCGACCTGTGCGACCTCACCTTCTACGACTCGGCGCTGCCGAGGCTGGAGCGGGGCGAGGCGGACATGGTGGTGGGCTCCAAGGCAGCCAAGGGCGCCAGTGACCAGCGCCCGCTGGTGCGTCGGGCGGCCACGCGCGTGCACAACGGCCTGCTGAAAGTCGCGCTGGGCTTCCAGGGCACGGACACGCACGGGCTGAAGGCCTTCCGCCGCGAGGCGCTGCTGCCCGTCATCCAGAAGTGCGTGGTGGACATGGACGTGTTCGCCAGCGAGTTCGTCATCCGCGCCTGGCGCGAGGGGCTGAAGGTGCTGGAGATTCCCATCCAGCTCCACGAGAAGCGCCAGCCCTCCATCCACCTGTTCAAGCGCGTGCCCAACGTCCTCAAGAACGTGGGCAAGCTGTTCTACGTCATCCGCGTCCGGGGGACGTGA